One genomic window of Diospyros lotus cultivar Yz01 chromosome 8, ASM1463336v1, whole genome shotgun sequence includes the following:
- the LOC127808565 gene encoding cold shock domain-containing protein 3-like: MVRRRFGNRELKWAEFQATFNRHFILDWVCEQKMYDFIELEQEVKKAAKFQRSLRAEIHHALAGARILDFSTIVQRDYVIGRDLNEAKGRQEAQKGVGSSQGPSRNKKRRWDAQSVKGVIGPPSCSIYGKRHGGVYQFGGGVCYVCGQQGHQRKDCPQHQGSVNVSRDANVTCFRCGQKGYRADNCP; encoded by the exons ATGGTGCGACGTCGGTTCGGGAATCGAGAGCTAAAGTGGGCGGAGTTTCAGGCGACTTTCAACAGGCACTTTATTCTTGATTGGGTATGTGAACAGAAGATGTATGATTTCATTGAGTTAGAGCAGG AGGTAAAGAAGGCGGCAAAGTTCCAGAGAAGTCTTCGAGCTGAGATTCATCACGCCTTGGCGGGAGCGAGGATTTTGGACTTCTCCACTATTGTACAGCGAGATTATGTGATAGGAAGGGACTTAAATGAAGCTAAGGGAAGACAAGAAGCACAGAAGGGAGTAGGGTCATCACAGGGGCCCAGCAGGAACAAGAAGAGAAGGTGGGATGCACAGTCAGTAAAGGGTGTGATAGGACCACCGTCATGTAGTATTTATGGGAAGAGGCATGGAGGAGTTTACCAATTTGGGGGTGGTGTATGCTATGTGTGTGGACAGCAAGGACATCAGCGTAAGGATTGCCCACAGCACCAAGGGTCAGTGAATGTGTCCAGGGATGCAAATGTGACTTGTTTTCGATGCGGCCAGAAAGGGTATCGTGCAGATAACTGCCCATGA